The DNA segment TGACAGATGCTCTGAATGCCACTAAAGCAGCTGTTGAAGAGGGTATTTTGCCAGGTATGTCGCCTCTTTCAGAGAAGAACACTTTCCACATAAAGCTCAAAAATATGCCAGATGTTTCTTACAGATCAAAACACTTGCAGGAGGAGGTGTGGCTCTTCTATACGCAGCGAGGGAGTTGGAGAAACTTTCAACAGCCAACTTCGACCAGAAGATTGGTGTGCATATCATTCAGAACGCTTTGAAggttaatataattataaagcGAATAACATCTTTGATCTGATTATTCTTGATAACCAGTTTAACGGATATTTGTTTTACCAGACCCCTGTGCACACAATTGCTTCAAACGCTGGAGTAGAAGGTGCTGTTATTGTTGGCAAACTCATGGAGCAAGATAACACAGACCTTGTATCACTTCACTTTCAATCTATTTGATTTTTCTTAGTCGCTAGCTAATTCTGGAGAAAAATATAGGTGAATATGTGGATATGGTGAAAGCTGGTATCATAGATCCTCTGAAAGTGATCAGGACCGCTTTGGTTGACGGTGTGAGGTAATCAAGAGTCATacttgtttgttttgttgtttacaGTGTGTCGTCTCTGTTGACAACAACTGAAGTAGTAGTGGTAGAGCTTCCCAAAGACGAAAGCGAGGCAGCAGGAGCTGGAGCAGGCATGGGTGGTATGGGAGGCATGGATTATTAATTACATCACTAAActctcttatatttttttttgcgcAATCATCACGTTAACATGAGAGAGGATTATTGTATCAGTCTTTGATTATTGTACGAGTCTTTTGCCTTTGTTGCtcaatctatactatactaaaagggacTGATAAAGCCCTTTAAGCTGTCCACATTggatttaaaaattaacaaatcagAGAAGTTTAATTTGCCACGTCATTGCTGGTTTGTCGACTGAAGATAAGAAACTGGGCTTTTGGTATTATTTGGTTACATGTCCTTCTTCTTAGTCCAATAATGAGCCATCTTTAAAACCTAATAGTTCT comes from the Brassica napus cultivar Da-Ae chromosome A7, Da-Ae, whole genome shotgun sequence genome and includes:
- the LOC106453303 gene encoding chaperonin CPN60, mitochondrial-like, coding for MNLEKVDLGMLGTYKRVTVSKDDTVILDGAEDKTAIEERCEQVRSAIELSTSDYDKEKLQERLAKLSGGVAVLKIGRASEAEVGEKKDRVTDALNATKAAVEEGILPGGGVALLYAARELEKLSTANFDQKIGVHIIQNALKTPVHTIASNAGVEGAVIVGKLMEQDNTDLCVVSVDNN